One region of Myxocyprinus asiaticus isolate MX2 ecotype Aquarium Trade chromosome 38, UBuf_Myxa_2, whole genome shotgun sequence genomic DNA includes:
- the LOC127429045 gene encoding rho-related GTP-binding protein RhoG-like has translation MQSIKCVVVGDGAVGKTCLLISYTTGAFPKEYIPTVFDNYSSQVNIDGRIVSLNLWDTAGQEEYDRLRTLSYPQTNVFIICFSISSPPSYENVKHKWHPEVTHHCPSVPILLVGTKSDLRNDADVLKKLKEQNQAPITQHQGQALARHIHAVKYLECSALNQDGIKDVFADAVRAFLSPQPVVDKKHCVLL, from the coding sequence ATGCAGAGCATCAAGTGTGTGGTGGTGGGGGACGGAGCAGTTGGAAAAACCTGCCTTCTCATCTCCTACACGACAGGAGCGTTCCCCAAAGAATACATTCCCACCGTGTTCGATAACTACAGCTCGCAAGTCAACATAGACGGCCGTATTGTCAGCCTTAATCTGTGGGACACAGCGGGCCAGGAAGAGTATGACCGCCTTCGTACACTCTCCTACCCACAGACCAACGTTTTTATCATCTGCTTCTCCATCTCCAGCCCCCCATCCTATGAGAACGTCAAGCACAAGTGGCACCCGGAAGTGACACATCACTGTCCCAGTGTGCCCATCCTGTTGGTGGGCACCAAGAGTGACCTCCGCAATGACGCAGATGTGCTGAAGAAGCTCAAGGAGCAGAACCAGGCACCCATCACGCAGCATCAGGGCCAGGCTCTGGCTCGACACATCCACGCTGTCAAATACCTGGAGTGTTCGGCACTTAACCAGGATGGCATCAAGGACGTGTTCGCAGACGCAGTGCGTGCCTTCCTCAGTCCACAGCCTGTGGTGGACAAGAAGCACTGTGTACTCCTCTGA